The Flavobacterium commune genome contains a region encoding:
- the kdsA gene encoding 3-deoxy-8-phosphooctulonate synthase produces the protein MNIQNIPQIKHTESGNFFLLSGPCAIEGEEMALRIAEKIVGITDKLQIPYVFKGSFKKANRSRIDSFSGIGDEKALKILRKVSETFHVPTVTDIHTNEDADMAAQYVDVLQIPAFLVRQTDLVVAAANTGKTVNLKKGQFMSPESMKHAVQKVLDCNNQNVMVTDRGTMFGYQDMIVDFRGIPTMQQYASTVLDVTHSLQQPNQTAGVTGGRPDMIETVAKAGIAVGVDGIFIETHFDPANAKSDGANMLHLDYFEDLMTKLVAIRKTINAF, from the coding sequence ATGAACATACAAAATATCCCTCAAATTAAACATACTGAAAGCGGTAATTTTTTCTTACTTTCAGGGCCTTGCGCCATCGAAGGAGAAGAAATGGCATTGCGCATTGCCGAAAAAATTGTTGGTATCACTGACAAGTTACAAATCCCTTACGTTTTTAAAGGTTCTTTCAAAAAAGCAAACCGTTCCAGAATTGACAGTTTTTCCGGAATTGGAGACGAAAAAGCATTAAAAATCCTTAGAAAAGTTTCTGAAACTTTCCATGTTCCTACTGTAACAGACATTCATACCAATGAAGATGCTGACATGGCAGCTCAATATGTAGATGTTTTACAAATCCCTGCTTTTTTAGTACGTCAGACGGATTTAGTTGTGGCTGCTGCCAATACAGGAAAAACAGTCAACCTGAAAAAAGGACAATTTATGAGTCCGGAAAGCATGAAACATGCCGTACAAAAAGTGTTGGATTGCAATAATCAAAACGTAATGGTGACTGATCGCGGAACTATGTTTGGTTATCAGGACATGATTGTTGATTTTAGAGGAATTCCTACTATGCAACAGTATGCTTCTACAGTACTTGATGTCACGCATTCATTGCAACAACCCAACCAAACAGCAGGAGTTACCGGCGGAAGACCTGATATGATTGAAACCGTTGCCAAAGCTGGAATTGCTGTAGGTGTTGACGGGATTTTTATTGAAACCCACTTTGATCCGGCTAATGCTAAAAGTGATGGAGCGAATATGTTGCATCTGGACTATTTTGAAGATCTAATGACCAAATTAGTCGCTATTAGAAAAACAATTAACGCATTCTAA
- a CDS encoding PAS domain-containing sensor histidine kinase, which yields MTKNRENGVVQDFDFFSNFEKFFDLSQDLFCIAGYDGYFKRINPAVSKLLEYSNEELLARPINDFVYNTDKEKTSLARNELKNKIPLFSFENRYLTKSGRIVWLLWTSIPVEEEKLIYAVAKNITDKKELEQERKLHIKQLTEINKEFKQLSYSAAHDLRSPVNNMLSIFELMDTNNIQNEETLEFISILKSTADTLKENLDQYIRLLNSKNQTDSQLEEIDLKTALDEVLIAINSLIQNSKTTINIDFSVTDKVYFNKAYLKSIFLNLITNAIKYAKSDILPEITIRSEKRNNKTQLIISDNGIGFDLEKVKDKVFGLHQTFNEHIDSNGIGLYLVYNHVTNLGGHISLESEVDKGAKFEITFNN from the coding sequence ATGACAAAAAATAGAGAAAATGGCGTTGTTCAGGATTTTGATTTTTTTAGCAACTTCGAGAAGTTTTTTGACCTATCACAAGATTTGTTTTGTATTGCAGGATATGATGGTTATTTTAAAAGAATAAATCCGGCAGTTTCAAAACTTTTAGAATATTCTAACGAAGAGTTATTAGCAAGACCAATAAACGATTTTGTTTATAATACAGATAAAGAAAAGACCAGTTTAGCCAGAAATGAACTTAAAAACAAGATTCCATTATTTAGCTTTGAAAACAGATATTTAACTAAAAGCGGACGAATAGTTTGGCTTTTATGGACTTCAATACCTGTTGAAGAAGAAAAATTAATCTATGCCGTAGCTAAAAACATTACTGATAAAAAAGAATTAGAACAGGAACGAAAACTACACATCAAACAACTTACCGAAATAAATAAAGAGTTCAAACAACTCAGTTATTCAGCAGCACACGATTTAAGATCGCCAGTTAATAATATGCTTTCTATTTTTGAATTGATGGATACCAATAACATTCAAAATGAAGAAACTTTAGAATTTATTTCTATTTTAAAAAGCACCGCAGATACCTTAAAAGAAAATCTGGATCAATACATCCGACTTTTAAATTCGAAAAACCAAACCGATTCACAATTAGAAGAAATTGATTTAAAAACTGCTTTGGATGAAGTTTTGATTGCCATAAATTCATTAATCCAAAATTCAAAAACTACAATAAATATCGACTTTTCTGTAACCGACAAAGTATATTTCAACAAAGCTTATTTGAAAAGTATTTTTTTAAACCTGATAACAAATGCTATCAAATACGCTAAATCGGATATTTTACCGGAAATAACCATTCGTTCAGAAAAGCGCAACAACAAAACGCAGTTGATAATTTCAGACAACGGAATTGGATTTGATCTCGAAAAAGTTAAAGATAAAGTTTTTGGTTTGCACCAAACCTTCAATGAACACATTGACAGCAACGGTATTGGACTCTATTTAGTATATAACCACGTTACTAATCTGGGAGGTCATATCAGTCTTGAAAGTGAAGTTGATAAAGGAGCTAAATTTGAAATAACTTTCAACAACTAA
- a CDS encoding YeeE/YedE family protein, translated as MELIYHTWSWYISGFIIGLIMLILIYFGKSFGMSSNLRTLCSIAGAGKKVAFFSFDWKSQRWNLAVVAGAMLGGFVATHYLSDASNVSINPETIAQLEMMNIDAPQGKLMPDALFSNQVFESPRSILILIIGGVLIGFGSRYAGGCTSGHAISGLSNLQLPSLIAVMGFFIGGLIMAHFILPLIV; from the coding sequence ATGGAATTGATTTATCATACCTGGTCATGGTATATTTCGGGTTTTATAATTGGCTTGATAATGCTGATTTTAATTTATTTCGGAAAATCTTTCGGAATGTCTTCTAATTTAAGAACGCTTTGTAGTATAGCAGGTGCAGGAAAAAAAGTAGCTTTTTTTAGTTTTGATTGGAAATCACAGCGTTGGAATCTTGCTGTAGTAGCCGGAGCAATGTTAGGAGGCTTTGTCGCTACTCATTATTTAAGTGACGCTTCTAATGTGTCGATAAATCCTGAAACGATAGCACAGCTTGAAATGATGAATATTGATGCGCCACAAGGAAAATTAATGCCTGATGCCTTGTTTTCGAATCAGGTTTTTGAATCTCCAAGATCGATTTTGATTTTAATTATTGGTGGGGTTTTAATTGGTTTTGGTTCTCGTTATGCCGGAGGATGTACCTCAGGACATGCTATTTCGGGATTGAGTAATTTACAACTTCCTTCTTTAATAGCTGTTATGGGATTTTTTATTGGCGGATTAATTATGGCTCATTTTATTTTACCTTTAATTGTATAA
- a CDS encoding 2-dehydro-3-deoxyphosphooctonate aldolase — translation MISKKIIVTLIILFLSSSCISTKSTLKNVDDNAPNLKLAKDNTFVITEYSKNKKYGYDKDYPINIFYYNTYNEQINEERFLNALAGPKGEKISFTKLETCCPFPTKRSTMGAGFLNVYEIRWQGQKKPVVLYLNIYEKGALMCPVGLSIRKKE, via the coding sequence ATGATCTCTAAAAAAATAATTGTTACTCTGATCATATTATTTTTAAGCAGTTCTTGTATAAGTACAAAATCTACTTTAAAAAACGTAGATGACAATGCTCCTAATCTTAAACTAGCCAAAGACAATACTTTTGTCATTACTGAATACAGCAAAAACAAGAAATATGGCTATGATAAAGATTATCCCATCAATATTTTTTATTATAACACCTACAATGAACAAATCAATGAAGAACGTTTTTTGAACGCCTTAGCTGGACCTAAAGGAGAAAAAATCAGCTTTACTAAATTAGAAACCTGTTGTCCGTTCCCAACTAAAAGAAGTACTATGGGAGCCGGATTTTTAAATGTTTACGAAATCCGTTGGCAAGGTCAAAAAAAACCTGTTGTTTTATATTTGAACATCTATGAAAAAGGTGCGTTAATGTGTCCTGTAGGTTTAAGCATTCGAAAAAAAGAATAA
- a CDS encoding DUF6691 family protein — translation MKLVKFILVGFVFGIVLTKSEAVSWYRIYEMFQFQSFHMYGIIMVAVLTGIVGIQIIKRYHLKDYSGAPICIPDKEHSTARYLLGGIIFGLGWALAGSCPGPIFILIGAGFTSVIVVLLGAVLGTFLYGVLKNKLPH, via the coding sequence ATGAAATTAGTAAAGTTTATATTAGTTGGTTTTGTTTTCGGAATTGTATTAACCAAATCAGAAGCGGTTTCCTGGTATCGAATTTATGAAATGTTCCAATTTCAATCCTTCCATATGTATGGAATTATTATGGTGGCTGTTTTGACAGGTATTGTAGGAATCCAAATTATAAAACGATACCATTTAAAAGATTATTCGGGGGCTCCAATTTGTATTCCGGATAAGGAACATTCAACAGCGCGTTATCTTTTAGGCGGAATAATTTTTGGATTAGGATGGGCATTAGCGGGTTCTTGCCCGGGTCCCATATTTATTTTGATTGGAGCTGGTTTTACAAGTGTTATTGTGGTGCTTCTGGGAGCTGTACTGGGAACTTTTTTATATGGAGTTCTAAAAAATAAGTTGCCTCATTGA